A single window of Terriglobales bacterium DNA harbors:
- a CDS encoding acyltransferase, producing the protein MPRFEYRNIQPTPEAAKAYAAWIEKLDAEFQNRDVDHRSVVVRNALHELYLGRPYAPPAPDMPLAVQAQVHSFDPRNASLEPEYYGDVDAAKYAERKPLIWFWMMFDRSPVGLNHWLGFRVRAMVAKHVLKHIGKNVKIFHGVEVSFGYNLTIEDDCTIHKYVLLDDRGEIVIHQGCSVSDYANVYSHAHDLNDGMIVENEATEIGPKARVTYHATVLSGVKVGEHGIVGSMGVASKDVEPFHIVAGIPAKPVKVKSIAPDAAKRAFEDKKMAQKK; encoded by the coding sequence ATGCCCCGCTTCGAATACCGCAACATCCAGCCAACGCCGGAGGCCGCGAAGGCCTACGCCGCGTGGATCGAGAAGCTGGATGCCGAGTTCCAGAACCGCGACGTGGACCACCGGTCGGTGGTCGTGCGGAACGCGCTGCACGAGCTGTACCTGGGCCGGCCGTACGCGCCGCCGGCGCCCGACATGCCGCTGGCGGTGCAGGCGCAGGTCCACTCGTTCGACCCGCGCAACGCCTCGCTCGAGCCGGAGTACTACGGCGACGTGGACGCCGCGAAGTACGCCGAGCGCAAGCCGCTCATCTGGTTCTGGATGATGTTCGACCGCTCGCCGGTGGGGCTGAACCACTGGCTGGGCTTCCGCGTGCGCGCGATGGTGGCGAAGCACGTGCTCAAGCACATCGGGAAGAACGTAAAGATATTCCACGGAGTGGAGGTCTCGTTCGGCTACAACCTGACGATCGAGGACGACTGCACCATCCACAAGTACGTGCTGCTGGACGACCGCGGGGAGATCGTCATCCACCAGGGCTGCTCGGTCTCGGATTACGCCAACGTGTACTCGCACGCGCACGACCTGAACGACGGGATGATCGTGGAGAACGAAGCGACCGAGATCGGGCCGAAGGCGCGCGTGACGTACCACGCGACGGTGCTGAGCGGGGTGAAGGTGGGCGAGCACGGGATCGTGGGGTCGATGGGCGTGGCGTCGAAGGACGTGGAGCCGTTCCACATCGTGGCCGGCATCCCGGCGAAGCCGGTGAAGGTGAAGAGCATCGCGCCGGACGCGGCGAAGCGCGCGTTCGAGGACAAGAAGATGGCGCAGAAGAAGTAG
- a CDS encoding segregation/condensation protein A, translated as MSDTSGLQAQTPPPQKASDFPFAVTVAAVYDGPLDLLLDLIRKQDIDIYDIPIAMITAQYLAYVERIKQLDVNVAAEFIYMASVLIQIKSRMLLPRDPEAAAEQEDPRDELVNRLLEHEKYKNAAQMLLQRQELEGATWSNPSLREFKDDEGAEAELAVDMVDLVKTFQQILERAKNRPILQVNEETVTVSEMIDYMRRRLLLEDRPIRLKQMLASVHSRTALVCAFLAVLELVRLQAILLRQDRVFGDILIKKHAMFDTIMAEQAAVRDDWK; from the coding sequence ATGTCCGATACATCGGGGCTGCAGGCACAGACTCCGCCGCCGCAAAAGGCGAGCGATTTCCCGTTTGCCGTCACCGTCGCCGCGGTCTACGACGGGCCCCTCGACCTGCTGCTCGACCTGATCCGCAAGCAGGACATCGACATCTACGACATCCCCATCGCCATGATCACGGCGCAGTACCTGGCGTACGTGGAGCGCATCAAGCAGCTCGACGTGAACGTGGCCGCCGAGTTCATCTACATGGCGAGCGTGCTCATCCAGATCAAGAGCCGGATGCTGCTGCCGCGCGACCCCGAGGCCGCGGCGGAGCAGGAAGACCCGCGCGACGAGCTGGTCAACCGGCTGCTCGAGCACGAGAAGTACAAGAACGCGGCGCAGATGCTGTTGCAGCGGCAGGAGCTGGAGGGCGCGACCTGGTCGAACCCCTCGCTCAGGGAGTTCAAGGACGACGAGGGCGCGGAAGCCGAGCTGGCGGTCGACATGGTCGACCTGGTGAAGACCTTCCAGCAGATCCTGGAGCGGGCGAAGAACCGGCCCATCCTGCAGGTGAACGAGGAGACGGTCACCGTCAGCGAGATGATCGACTATATGCGGCGGCGGCTGCTGCTCGAAGACCGGCCCATCCGGCTGAAGCAGATGCTGGCCTCGGTGCACTCGCGCACGGCGCTGGTGTGCGCGTTCCTGGCGGTGCTGGAGCTGGTGCGGCTGCAGGCCATCCTGCTGCGGCAGGACCGCGTGTTCGGCGACATCCTGATCAAGAAGCACGCGATGTTCGATACCATCATGGCCGAGCAGGCCGCAGTGAGGGACGATTGGAAATAA
- a CDS encoding site-2 protease family protein, which yields MDLSHLDIFVKVVVFLLAISVHESAHAWTAGRYGDPTATLLGRVSLNPIRHIDIFGTIILPAISIYSGLGAFGWAKPTPVDPRNFKEPVKADIMTSVAGPASNFMLVSFAFFGCAAVLATVPHAHTLFVHAVNQAQSPTRAVVAASEVSALFPLILLFVEMIFINVILGIFNLIPLPPLDGSHVVRHLMPEEMRRIYDTVGMIGLLAFVLFGSKILWMLIAPILGILFNILYKIPHANG from the coding sequence ATGGACCTCTCCCACCTCGACATCTTCGTGAAAGTCGTGGTCTTCCTGCTGGCGATCAGCGTGCACGAGTCGGCGCACGCGTGGACGGCGGGGCGCTACGGCGATCCGACGGCGACGCTGCTGGGGCGCGTGTCGCTGAATCCCATCCGGCACATCGACATTTTCGGCACGATCATCCTGCCGGCCATCAGCATCTACAGCGGGCTGGGCGCATTCGGCTGGGCCAAGCCGACGCCGGTCGATCCGCGGAACTTCAAGGAGCCGGTGAAGGCGGACATCATGACGTCGGTGGCGGGGCCGGCTTCGAACTTCATGCTGGTATCGTTCGCGTTCTTCGGGTGCGCGGCCGTGCTGGCGACGGTGCCGCACGCGCACACGCTGTTCGTGCACGCGGTGAACCAGGCGCAGTCGCCGACGCGCGCGGTGGTGGCGGCGTCGGAGGTGTCGGCGCTGTTCCCGTTGATCCTGTTGTTCGTGGAAATGATCTTCATCAACGTGATCCTCGGCATCTTCAACCTGATCCCGCTGCCGCCGCTGGACGGCAGCCACGTGGTGCGGCACCTGATGCCGGAAGAGATGCGCCGGATCTACGACACGGTAGGAATGATCGGGCTGCTGGCGTTCGTGCTCTTCGGCAGCAAGATCCTGTGGATGCTGATCGCGCCCATCTTAGGTATCCTGTTCAACATCCTGTACAAGATCCCCCACGCGAATGGATAA
- the trpS gene encoding tryptophan--tRNA ligase, protein MDKPQQNRRVLSGMRPTGSLHLGHFVGALDNWVKLQEQYECFFFVADWHALTTDYADTSRVKQSSVDIVLDWLAVGLDPEKSTIFIQSHVPQHAELHLLFSMVTPLGWLERVPSYKEVRENLADRDLNTYGFLGYPLLQSADILIYQAGYVPVGQDQVAHVELTREVARRFNQFYPRKGGGEVFPEPQPLLTKSPKLPGTDGRKMSKSYGNTIMLTDPEPVVRQKLKPMVTDPARVRRTDPGNPDVCPVGDLHKIFSSKETMEKVYAGCRSAGIGCIECKGWAADAIVQILTPMQERRKKYENDPKLAWDVLEAGSQKAAKVAEATMVEARAAMNMSREFEAAKLQKKA, encoded by the coding sequence ATGGATAAGCCTCAACAGAATCGCCGCGTGCTGAGCGGCATGCGGCCCACCGGAAGCCTGCACCTCGGGCACTTCGTCGGCGCGCTCGACAACTGGGTGAAGCTGCAGGAGCAGTACGAGTGCTTCTTCTTCGTGGCCGACTGGCACGCGCTGACGACCGATTACGCCGACACCTCGCGCGTGAAGCAGAGCTCGGTGGACATCGTGCTCGACTGGCTGGCGGTGGGGCTCGACCCGGAGAAGTCGACCATCTTCATCCAGTCGCACGTGCCGCAGCACGCCGAGCTGCACCTGCTGTTCTCGATGGTCACGCCGCTGGGCTGGCTGGAGCGCGTGCCGTCCTATAAAGAGGTGCGCGAGAACCTCGCCGACCGCGACCTGAACACGTATGGGTTCCTGGGATATCCGCTGCTGCAGTCGGCGGACATCCTGATCTACCAGGCGGGGTACGTGCCGGTGGGGCAGGACCAGGTGGCGCACGTCGAGCTGACGCGCGAGGTCGCGCGGCGGTTCAACCAGTTCTATCCGCGCAAGGGTGGCGGCGAGGTCTTCCCCGAGCCGCAGCCGCTGCTGACCAAGTCGCCGAAGCTGCCGGGCACCGACGGCCGGAAGATGTCGAAGTCGTACGGGAACACCATCATGCTGACCGACCCCGAGCCGGTGGTGCGGCAGAAGCTGAAGCCGATGGTCACCGACCCGGCGCGCGTGCGGCGCACCGACCCGGGGAATCCTGACGTGTGCCCGGTGGGCGACCTGCACAAGATCTTCTCCAGCAAGGAGACGATGGAGAAGGTGTACGCCGGGTGCCGGTCGGCGGGCATCGGGTGCATCGAGTGCAAGGGCTGGGCGGCGGACGCGATCGTCCAGATCCTCACGCCCATGCAGGAGCGCCGGAAGAAGTACGAGAACGACCCCAAGCTGGCGTGGGACGTGCTGGAGGCCGGGTCGCAGAAGGCGGCGAAAGTCGCCGAGGCGACGATGGTGGAGGCGCGCGCGGCGATGAACATGAGCCGGGAGTTCGAGGCAGCGAAGCTCCAGAAGAAGGCCTGA